The DNA region GGCTCCTGGGCCGGGACCCGGACCTGGTCACCCAGCTCGACGCCGCGATCCCGGAGCTCCGCCCGTTCGCGCGCACCGACGCCGCCACCCAGTCCCAGCTGCTGACCCCCGCCGCCGACGCCGCCGGCACCGACGTGATCGCGCCGTCCTACGACCCGTCCGCGTCGAAGATGAACTCCGAGAACATCGGCCTGGAACCGGTGTGGCCCTACGGGCTCATCGGTGACTCCGGGAGCCTGTCCGACCTCGCCGAGCGCACCTACGCCGACCGGCCCAACCAGGAGGTCAACGACTGGAGCGACGACCCGATCCAGGCGGCCCGGCTGGGCCTGGGCAGCGAGGTCGCCGCCACCCTCACCGGCCTGACCGAGCGGTACCAGCACCTGCCGTCTGGCCTGGCGACGTTCGTCGGTGACGAGCCATACGTCGAACAGCAGGGTGTCGTGGCCGCGGCGCTCGACGAAGCCCTGGTCCAGGACTACGACGGGCTGATCCGCATCGCCCCCGCCCTGCCGGCGGGCTGGGACGCCGACGGGACGGTGTTCGTCCAGGGCGGCAGCAAGGTCTCGGTCCAGGTGCACGGCGGAACCGTGACCACCGTCGGCGTCAACGCGGGCTCCACCGGGACGCTCAAGCTGCGCAACCCCTGGCCCGGCCAGCCGGTCGAGGTCGTCGACGGACGCGACGAGACCACGCTCGTCGTCGCTCCCACCGCCGCCACGCAGATCTCCATCCCCGTCGTGGCCGGGCGCTCCTACCTCGTCCAGCGACCCTCCGCGCCCGTCAGCGCCCTGCCGGTGGCGGCGGTGACCGGCATGCCCCCCACCGCCGCGCGCACGCTCGGCCCGGTGTCGATCGGCCTGCCCGCCACGGCCGCGCCGAACGACCAGCCCCTGGTCAGCGCAGCCTCCAGCCGATGCCTGGACGACCCGGGGGGCAGCACCAGCCCCGGCACCCGCGTCGACATCTGGGACTGCGGCGGGGGCGCCAACCAGAACTGGACCTACACCTCCGGCCAGGCGCTCACCACCGAGGGCCTGTGCCTGGACGCCAGCGGCGGCGGCACCTCCCCCGGCACGGCCGTCATCCTCTGGCCCTGCCAAGGCTCGGCCAACCAGCAGTGGGCCTTCGCCACGGACGGCACCATCCGCGGCGTCCGGTCCGGCCTGTGCCTGGACGTGACCGCCGGCGCCACCGGCAACGGCACCCCGCTCGAGCTGTGGAACTGCACCGCCGCCGCCAACCAGCAATGGAGCAAGGCATGAGCGTCAGGGGACGGAGCAGGCCTCCTCGAGCGACTGCGCCGTGCGCAACAGCTGGGACCGCGCTCTCGCGTGACCGGCACTCGGCCCGGCTTGGCGATCAGCCAGGCTGCTCCGCCCGGCCTACCTTGGCGCGGCGAACGCGTTCGCACCACCTCGCCGGCCGACGAGCCCGCTGACCCGCCGCGGCGCAGGCCGACCCACCGGCCTGCGCCGCTGCCACGAGGCCGGGTCCGTCCGCACCACATCGTGGCCTGCACCGTCCCGCTCCTCTTGAGCGGACAGGGTGCCGCCATGGCCCTGGGCGAACCACTGTGGGTGGAGTCAGCGAGCGCAGGCTGTCGCAGACACTGAAGGCGCTCGAGCGTGACGGGGTGGTGGATCGGAAGCTGGTGCGTTCCATTCCGTCTCACGTCGAGTACAGCCTCACCCCGACGGGCGAGGTGGTCGTCGACTCGCTCGGTGAGCTGCTGTCCACGATCATCGAGTTCTCGCCACGGTTCGCAGCCGCACGGCCGCGTTACGACGAGAAGCAGACTCAGGCCCAGGAGAACCCGGAGCGGTAAACCAGAGTCGCGTGCTGGGCACCGGCTGCTTTGGCCCGAAGGCGCGACCGGCCGGGTCAGAACGTGGTCGTCACGGTGGCGCCGGTGACGGCGGTCGTGGCGTGGAGGGTGATGTAGTTCCAGCCGGCCGGGGGGTTGGTGATGGTGAGGGTGTGCGGGCCGTTGCCGGTGGCGGAGGCGGTATTGGCGGTGCTGTCGGCCCAAGTGGTGGGGTTGTAGTAGAGGTCGGTGATTCCGGTGCCAGGGGTGGTCGTGATGGTGAGCTTCTTGGTTCCGGCGGGGATGTCGATGTAGAGGTAGCTGTTGTCCCGGGCGGCGGCGGTGAGGTTGGACCGGCTGCAGTTCTGAGCCAGTCGGCGGGTGTCGTCAGCGGTGCACTCGGCGGTTGAAGCACCGACCGCGACCGTCTGGTCGGCGGTTGCGGTGGCGCCGGCCTTGTCGGTGACGGTCAGCCGGACGTGGTAGCTGCCCGGCTTGACGTAGGTCTTGATCGGATTGGCATCGGTGGAGGTAGTGCCGTCGCCGAAGTCCCACTTGTGAGCCGTGATCGCCGCGGAGTCTTCGGTGGTGTCGGTGAGCGTGACGTTCAGGCCGTTCGCCTTGGCGATGAAGGTGGCGGTGAGCGGCTTGCCGGGGGCGTTGCACGCACCGGCAGCGCATTCCTTGAGCCACTTGGCCCAGTCGGCGTCGTAGCTGGTGCCGATGGAGTTGATCAGGCCGAGTGCGGCTTTGTAGTCACCGGATCGGTAGTGGCCGAGCAGGGTGTCGATGTCGGAGCGGTGGTTCTCCATCATGTAGCGCACCGCGAGGTAGCCCCAGGGGTAGATCCGGTCCGTACCGCTGCTGTAGGTGTTGGCGAAGACGGTGCTGAGCGGGTAGCTGCCCTTGGCCGCATCGGCGACCGCCGCGGTGTCCGTCACGCCGCGGTAGCCGTAGGACTCGTACTCGGCGAAGCCTTCGATCCACCAGATGGTACCGGGGGTGGCGGTTGTGGCGGCGAAGTCGCCGGCGGTGTTGAAGCGGCCGTCCAGGTAGTGGGTGTACTCGTGGTTGAGGTTCCAGATCTGGAAGCTCGGGCGCAGCCAGTCGGCTTCGTAGGCGACGAACCGGGCCTGGTTGTCGGGCTTGGACGGGTCGCCTTCCTCGTAGATACCACCGTTGTTGGTGTCGACGCCGAAGATGACGTTGGCGTAGGTCTGGTAGTCGCTGGTGGAGTGGAAGACGTCCACCTCCATGGCGCTGTTGTGGTCGCCGGGCAGCGGGCCGGGGTCCTTGGCGAGCTTGTGGAAGTAGGCGTTCTCGCCGGTGAGGCTGTCGCAGGTGCTGAGCAGCTGCTCCTTGGTGAGCGCCTGGGTCACGATGTGGATCGTGCCGCACTGATAGTCGATGGTCAGCACGGCCTTCCTGAGCCGGTTGGGGAGGTCGCAGGTGCCGTAGTCGGAGCAGTTGTTCTGGTCGTTGTCGTTCGCCTGGGCGGCGATGCCGACCCAGAGGGGGGCGGTGGGGCCGGTCATCGAGGACTTGGCCAGCAGGTTCTTGATCATCGGGCGGACGGCGGGGGTCAGGGTGCGGTCCTGGAGGAACCGGGCCAGCTCGGTGCCGGCGTTGGACGCCAGGTAGCTCTGCGGTCCGCCCAGGAGGCCGAGGTTGTTGTTGGCGAAGGTCTCGAGGGTGGTGAGGATGGAAGGGTCGGCTTCGGTGGCGGCGACGAAGTCGGGGTTCTGGTGGCCGCGGAAGAGGACGGTGTAGACGTTGTTGACCGCGGTCAGCATGGTGTACGAGTCGTTGTACGAGCTGTTGTAGCCGGTGAGCAGCTTCTTGAGGACGGGCAGGTAGCGAGCGTTCTGGCCGGCGCTGTCGATCAGGGTGACGGCTTCCGAGAGGACGGCGCCGTTGGCGTCGGTGGCGTCCAGGCTGTGGGCGTTGGCGTAGAAGGAGTCCAGGGCGGACTGGATCGCGGTCTGCAGAGCGCTGCCGTAGGTACCGACGTCGGATTTGTGGTTCCACTGCACGTAGTAGCCGGCCCGGAGGTAGAGCACGAGCTCCAGGACGTGGGTGCTGTTGTCCCCCGGGTAGCTGCGGGAGGCGGCGGCCAAGGCGTCCGCCACCGTGGTCATCTGCGACTCCTGGAAGGCCAGGTGTGCGTCCGAACCGGTGATGTTGAACAGGCCGTTGATGCAGTCCGGGCCGGCGGACTGGATCGCCTGGATCAGCGCGCCGCCGGTGTTCGCGGTGAAGGCGCTGGTGGAGCAGGCGGCGGCGCTCGCCTTCGGGCCGCCCGACTCCCCGGTCGTTGTCTTCGACCTTGCCGCGGCGGACCTTGCCGCGGCGGACCTTGTCGGGCTGCCGTAGTTCTGCTGCTGTGCCTCGGTGTTGGACGGCAGAGGCCGACGGTCCTTGGGACGCACCCGCTTCGCGTCGTCCTGGACGGCTTCGGTGGCCGACTGGGGTGCCAAACCTGGGCGGGGAGCGTCGGTCTTGACTTCGGGAGACGGGCTGGTAAGCCCCGCGTGAGCGCTGCCCGGCCCGTTGGCGGCGATCCCGACTCCGGCGGTCAGCGCAAGGGCGGCGGCTATCAGGAGCTTGGGCAGCTTGTTGCGGGCGTGTGCGGCTTTCATGGGTTCTCCTGGCGTGGGGGCAGCACCGTGCGGCGCGGCCTCGTGGGGAGGCTGCGCAATGAGGTGATGTTTCGTCGATTTTTCTGACACGGTCGGTCCGTGTCGGTTGTGGGGCGCCGAGGCGATGGCTATTCCTGGCCGATCGCAGGCTCTGCGATGAGTCGACTGACGGTCAGTTCGGAGATTGTCCGTGGCGGGACAGGGTCCCGACGATGATGCTCGCCGCTACCGAAGTGCCCACCGGCACAGGGCCGTTGTCGCGCCCGCGTACCACTCGTGTGTCGGTCATGTTCTCTCCTCGTCGGCAGATGGGATGGTTTGCCGCCGACGTATGGGAGATCGGGCAGGGGGGCTTCGGATAACGGAAAGTGTGCGAGATCTTCAGGATGGCTGGACGCGGGTGCCCGGCCTGAAGCACTCGACCGCAGGTAGAAGGCTGTCTTGTCAACTTCTGCACCGTGAAGGCCGATCTCGCAGATGGCTTCACTGGTTGCGAGGCGGTCCCCCATGTCGAGTGGCCGCCACAGCTTCCACCCCTTCGGGACGTTCGTCACGGCAGGCTGGCCGGACGCAGCGGCACGAGCGATCACCGTCCCGCAGACCCCCGACCCCGCTGACCGCAGCTCCGCGCTGTGGGGGTCCCGCCCGGCCCTACCGGCCGGGCGGGACCCCACGATTACTGGGCGTTCAGCCGATAGCTTCGAGACGACCTGCTGCTGCGGTTGCCGCCGAAGAAGGTTCGGTGGCAACCGCCCTGACGCCGCACCAGGAGCGCCCGCATATCGAGCCGCGTGATGAATCGAGCTGCGGCCGCCTCATCCTCCTGATTTATCCGCCACTGGGGCAGCCGCGGACCTGTCGGCGCGCACTTGATCAGCGCCGGAAAGAGTCAAGTGCGAACCCGTCAGACTGAGCCTGCGATCACGGCGAGCAACCATCGAAACCATAGTTGTGACTGCCAGAGCAGACATAAAGGTAGGAACAACGCAGCTGGTCACCAGTTCACGACGCCAAGCGGCCTCCGCCCCAGCGTCGAACCGTGAAACCGTGAGACGGGTGTGAGAGGCATGCCCC from Kitasatospora cathayae includes:
- a CDS encoding collagenase, translating into MKAAHARNKLPKLLIAAALALTAGVGIAANGPGSAHAGLTSPSPEVKTDAPRPGLAPQSATEAVQDDAKRVRPKDRRPLPSNTEAQQQNYGSPTRSAAARSAAARSKTTTGESGGPKASAAACSTSAFTANTGGALIQAIQSAGPDCINGLFNITGSDAHLAFQESQMTTVADALAAASRSYPGDNSTHVLELVLYLRAGYYVQWNHKSDVGTYGSALQTAIQSALDSFYANAHSLDATDANGAVLSEAVTLIDSAGQNARYLPVLKKLLTGYNSSYNDSYTMLTAVNNVYTVLFRGHQNPDFVAATEADPSILTTLETFANNNLGLLGGPQSYLASNAGTELARFLQDRTLTPAVRPMIKNLLAKSSMTGPTAPLWVGIAAQANDNDQNNCSDYGTCDLPNRLRKAVLTIDYQCGTIHIVTQALTKEQLLSTCDSLTGENAYFHKLAKDPGPLPGDHNSAMEVDVFHSTSDYQTYANVIFGVDTNNGGIYEEGDPSKPDNQARFVAYEADWLRPSFQIWNLNHEYTHYLDGRFNTAGDFAATTATPGTIWWIEGFAEYESYGYRGVTDTAAVADAAKGSYPLSTVFANTYSSGTDRIYPWGYLAVRYMMENHRSDIDTLLGHYRSGDYKAALGLINSIGTSYDADWAKWLKECAAGACNAPGKPLTATFIAKANGLNVTLTDTTEDSAAITAHKWDFGDGTTSTDANPIKTYVKPGSYHVRLTVTDKAGATATADQTVAVGASTAECTADDTRRLAQNCSRSNLTAAARDNSYLYIDIPAGTKKLTITTTPGTGITDLYYNPTTWADSTANTASATGNGPHTLTITNPPAGWNYITLHATTAVTGATVTTTF
- a CDS encoding winged helix-turn-helix transcriptional regulator, coding for MGGVSERRLSQTLKALERDGVVDRKLVRSIPSHVEYSLTPTGEVVVDSLGELLSTIIEFSPRFAAARPRYDEKQTQAQENPER